In Chitinophaga sp. HK235, a single window of DNA contains:
- a CDS encoding substrate-binding domain-containing protein yields the protein MKKKAAEQPLGVKEIARRANVAIATVDRVIHNRPGVSLKTKNKIEQIIQELNYQPNILARRLASRKVLRLATLIPKVSSEETDFWTLPLAGIQKAEEEIKPFGVKIEPYYFDLNDRKSFVKTTKKMLKDPADGILLAPSFIEESISFIRSCSKLNIPYVFINSDIPQQESLCYIGPDLFRSGYQAGQLFHYCTPRNSGILVLNISREIEDHHHLLRKEEGLRAYFKDSKRPVIKCDIRQTDQHSIEKELSKVLQQHHGIKAIFVTNSRVAAVSHYLEKKGKKDTLLIGYDFTQENVSRLDQGHIDFLICQQPQEQGYRGIMALYQSLVLKVPVEKTHFMPIDIITKENHQFYMRDFGGHA from the coding sequence ATGAAGAAAAAAGCGGCCGAACAACCCCTCGGCGTAAAGGAAATCGCCAGAAGAGCCAATGTAGCCATCGCTACAGTGGACAGGGTTATCCATAACCGGCCAGGTGTTTCCCTCAAAACCAAAAACAAAATAGAACAGATCATACAGGAACTGAACTACCAACCGAATATACTGGCGAGACGACTGGCATCCCGAAAGGTGCTGCGTCTCGCTACACTTATCCCGAAAGTCTCCTCCGAAGAAACCGACTTCTGGACCCTGCCACTGGCGGGTATCCAGAAAGCAGAAGAAGAGATCAAACCGTTTGGTGTAAAAATAGAACCTTACTACTTTGACCTGAATGACCGGAAATCTTTTGTGAAGACGACCAAAAAAATGCTGAAAGACCCTGCTGACGGCATCTTACTCGCTCCTTCCTTTATAGAAGAATCCATTTCGTTTATCCGTTCCTGTAGTAAACTCAACATCCCCTACGTTTTTATCAATTCGGATATTCCACAACAGGAAAGCCTCTGTTATATAGGCCCTGATCTCTTCCGCAGCGGTTATCAGGCCGGACAGCTCTTCCACTACTGCACACCACGCAACAGTGGCATACTCGTACTCAACATCTCCCGGGAAATAGAAGATCATCACCATCTCCTGCGAAAAGAGGAAGGGCTGAGAGCTTACTTCAAAGACAGTAAAAGGCCGGTCATAAAATGCGATATCCGGCAAACAGACCAGCACTCTATCGAAAAAGAATTATCGAAAGTGCTGCAACAGCATCATGGTATCAAAGCCATTTTTGTCACCAATTCCAGAGTAGCGGCTGTTTCCCATTATCTCGAAAAAAAAGGCAAAAAGGATACCCTGCTCATTGGCTATGATTTCACGCAGGAAAATGTGTCACGCCTCGATCAGGGGCATATCGATTTCCTCATCTGTCAGCAGCCGCAGGAACAGGGCTATCGCGGCATTATGGCTTTATATCAGAGTCTTGTGCTGAAAGTACCGGTAGAAAAAACACATTTTATGCCTATCGATATCATCACCAAAGAAAACCATCAGTTTTATATGCGGGATTTTGGTGGTCATGCATAA
- a CDS encoding putative oxidoreductase C-terminal domain-containing protein, translated as MKQNIIFATITIALLSCGTSHQKQSAMHLIALDPGHFHASLVQQQMYPGIDSTIRVFAPEGPEVKQYLASIERFNQQTDPRVHWATDVYTGHDYLEKMLQQPPGNIVVIAGNNRLKATYIRRSVHAGQHVLADKPMAIDAASFDSLQAAFQEAADKKIQLYDIMTERYEIRNTLQRELALLPDVFGTLQPGSLQAPSVVKNSVHHFKKLVAGKTMVRPAWYVDETQQGEGIVDVTTHLVDLVQWTCFPEQTIHYRTDIHVDSARRWATPMTLQQYSDITGQNSFPAYLHKNINKDSILQVYANGAFDYTIKGIHANISVTWNYQAPEGTGDTHYSLLRGSLASLIIRQGAEQQYKPVLYIESIHSHDSTYTKTVEARIAALAQKYPGLSLKTNDKGWEVVIPEALAKKHEALFGKVMQQFLEYIRNNNMPAWEVPNMLAKYYTTTQALTLAKQTASRQ; from the coding sequence ATGAAGCAAAATATTATCTTTGCCACCATAACCATCGCATTATTGTCTTGCGGCACTAGCCATCAAAAACAATCCGCCATGCACCTGATCGCTTTAGATCCCGGGCACTTCCATGCCTCTCTGGTACAACAACAGATGTATCCCGGTATAGACTCCACCATCCGGGTGTTTGCACCGGAAGGTCCGGAAGTAAAACAATACCTGGCCAGTATTGAGCGGTTCAACCAACAAACCGATCCGCGCGTACACTGGGCTACCGATGTATATACCGGTCACGACTATCTGGAGAAAATGCTGCAACAGCCTCCCGGCAATATTGTGGTGATTGCCGGTAACAACCGGCTAAAGGCAACGTATATACGCCGTTCTGTACATGCCGGGCAACATGTGCTGGCAGACAAGCCCATGGCTATAGATGCCGCCAGCTTCGACTCCCTGCAGGCCGCCTTTCAGGAAGCCGCCGATAAAAAAATACAGCTGTATGATATCATGACAGAACGTTATGAAATCCGTAATACCCTCCAGCGTGAACTGGCCCTTCTCCCCGACGTGTTCGGCACACTGCAGCCGGGCAGCCTCCAGGCTCCCTCTGTGGTAAAAAACAGCGTCCATCATTTCAAAAAACTGGTAGCCGGCAAAACCATGGTACGCCCTGCATGGTATGTAGATGAAACACAGCAGGGAGAAGGGATTGTGGATGTAACCACTCACCTCGTTGACCTCGTACAGTGGACCTGCTTCCCGGAGCAAACCATCCACTACCGTACAGACATACACGTAGACAGCGCCAGACGCTGGGCCACTCCCATGACACTGCAACAGTATTCAGACATCACCGGACAAAACAGCTTCCCGGCATATCTGCATAAAAACATCAATAAAGACAGCATACTGCAGGTGTATGCCAATGGCGCCTTTGACTATACCATCAAAGGAATTCATGCCAACATATCCGTTACCTGGAACTACCAGGCCCCTGAAGGTACCGGCGACACACATTACTCCCTGCTCCGCGGAAGCCTGGCTTCCCTGATCATCCGGCAGGGCGCCGAACAACAATACAAACCAGTGTTATACATAGAATCCATTCACTCCCACGATAGCACCTATACGAAAACGGTAGAAGCCCGCATTGCGGCATTGGCACAGAAATACCCGGGCCTGTCTCTCAAAACAAACGACAAAGGCTGGGAAGTAGTAATACCGGAAGCACTCGCCAAAAAACACGAAGCCCTTTTCGGCAAGGTGATGCAACAGTTCCTGGAATATATACGGAACAATAATATGCCTGCCTGGGAAGTGCCCAATATGCTGGCCAAATACTATACTACCACACAGGCGCTCACTTTAGCCAAACAAACAGCGTCCCGTCAGTAG
- a CDS encoding SLC5 family protein, protein MANALSARLTGTTDLLRHHYFTTNDPNRMNLNLTLLDAIIFGAYILGVIGLGIYASRKGQQTKRDYFLAGDKLPWWMIGGSIIAANISSHHLVGAMGVAYSRGFVAIAMEWGAILMGFNALLWIFLPFYIRNGFYTVPEFLEKRFGTAARTTYASLILLTYVLVEISAVLYLGALSLHSLLGISVMTSVVVLALITGVYTIAGGLRAVIYTEMLQLIVLVMGGIALTIATVNAAGGVSAITDTVKDWDLILPANDQDFPWTMYLGGVLCISVFYCATNQFIVQRVLAAKNEWHARMGVVFGDYLKFLIPVIITVPALVAPKLFPHLEKPDLLFPTLVEKLLPTGLVGLVMAGLIAAVMSHLSGAINSCTTILTVDIYLPYFRKKATEAEAVRFGRWAGAVIIVIGILCTGLFLTHSKKPVFLYLMNAYGLFTPGIAAMFLLGILWKRTTHAGALAAGILTIPLSVVMEIIYPAMPFFNRTGIVFWSCMLVCAGVSLLTKPVPEARLEGLIWNRESLKLPPDLLRQSRGWRNPTLWWGFITALVLYFYIRYA, encoded by the coding sequence ATGGCAAACGCCCTTTCAGCAAGGCTCACTGGAACAACTGATCTGCTCCGCCATCACTATTTCACAACGAATGATCCAAACCGCATGAACCTTAACCTGACCTTACTCGATGCCATCATCTTTGGAGCATATATATTGGGTGTAATTGGCCTGGGCATCTATGCCTCCCGCAAAGGCCAGCAAACAAAACGGGATTATTTTCTGGCCGGCGATAAACTGCCCTGGTGGATGATCGGCGGTAGTATCATCGCAGCCAACATCAGCAGCCATCATCTGGTAGGGGCTATGGGCGTAGCCTACAGTCGTGGTTTTGTGGCCATTGCCATGGAATGGGGCGCCATCCTGATGGGCTTCAATGCCTTGTTATGGATATTCCTCCCTTTTTATATTCGCAATGGTTTTTATACAGTGCCTGAATTTCTGGAGAAACGTTTTGGAACGGCTGCCCGAACTACTTACGCCAGCCTGATCCTGCTCACTTATGTGCTCGTAGAGATCAGTGCGGTATTGTATCTGGGCGCATTGTCATTACATTCCTTGTTAGGTATTTCGGTGATGACCAGTGTGGTGGTGCTGGCATTGATCACCGGTGTTTACACGATTGCAGGCGGTCTGCGGGCAGTGATCTACACAGAGATGCTGCAATTGATTGTACTGGTGATGGGTGGTATTGCCCTCACTATCGCCACCGTTAACGCTGCAGGGGGTGTATCGGCGATTACAGATACTGTAAAGGATTGGGACCTTATCCTGCCGGCCAACGATCAGGACTTTCCCTGGACCATGTACCTGGGTGGTGTATTGTGCATCAGTGTATTTTACTGTGCCACCAACCAGTTTATCGTACAACGGGTGCTCGCTGCCAAAAACGAGTGGCATGCCCGCATGGGCGTGGTCTTCGGCGACTACCTCAAATTTCTGATACCTGTTATCATTACCGTGCCGGCGCTGGTAGCGCCCAAGTTGTTCCCTCATCTCGAAAAGCCTGATCTGTTGTTTCCCACACTGGTGGAAAAACTGTTGCCCACTGGTCTGGTAGGCTTGGTGATGGCCGGTTTGATAGCCGCCGTGATGTCACATCTTTCAGGAGCGATCAACTCCTGTACAACGATTCTTACCGTAGATATTTATCTTCCCTACTTCCGTAAAAAGGCTACGGAAGCAGAAGCGGTGCGTTTCGGCAGATGGGCCGGCGCTGTCATTATTGTGATCGGTATCTTATGCACAGGGCTGTTTCTGACGCATTCCAAAAAACCGGTCTTCCTTTATCTGATGAATGCTTATGGGTTGTTTACACCTGGTATTGCAGCCATGTTTCTGTTGGGCATTCTGTGGAAACGTACTACGCACGCAGGTGCGCTGGCAGCGGGCATACTCACGATCCCATTGTCGGTCGTCATGGAAATTATCTATCCGGCTATGCCTTTCTTTAACCGTACCGGCATTGTTTTCTGGAGTTGTATGCTGGTATGTGCCGGTGTGAGTCTTCTTACCAAACCTGTGCCTGAAGCCCGTCTGGAAGGACTTATCTGGAACCGCGAAAGTTTAAAACTGCCGCCGGACCTGCTGCGTCAATCCCGTGGCTGGCGTAATCCAACACTATGGTGGGGATTTATAACGGCGCTGGTGTTGTATTTCTATATCCGTTATGCATGA
- a CDS encoding neutral/alkaline non-lysosomal ceramidase N-terminal domain-containing protein produces the protein MTNYHGIIGISREDITPPVGIFARNWGAATHDVAAGVHMPLTLTCITFQTGKDVQPLVLVSADLGWWKSAADEKTLRHGILQALSLTEERLMFCLTHTHAGPSTFSEDAGKPGGQYIIPYLQQLQEKAVSCIRRALAAAQPATLTWQYGSCNLAVNRDFPEPGGDRLVVGYNPAVSADDTVLVGRITDSDCKVMGTIVNYACHPTTLAWENQLLSPDYIGGMRTVVETATAAPCLFLQGASGELSPAEQYSGDTSLADGYGRQLGYAVLSALEGMLPPDTTLTYTGVVESGASLGIWKKTPAPASTTLLAEMTLVEMPLKPMPSLAEIEAAWATCEDHVLKERLWRQRGIRKTVGEGAVAKMPLWIWRLGNTILAGQPNEAYSLFQQELRQQLAPAAVAVMNIVNGYAGYLPPLTSFSHNSYTVWQTPFQQGSLEQLICSAITISQRMIQTA, from the coding sequence ATGACGAACTATCACGGAATAATAGGCATATCCAGGGAAGATATTACGCCGCCGGTAGGCATCTTTGCACGCAATTGGGGGGCTGCCACCCATGATGTGGCGGCAGGTGTTCATATGCCGTTGACCCTCACCTGTATCACTTTTCAGACAGGTAAGGACGTACAGCCGTTGGTGTTAGTATCCGCCGACCTGGGCTGGTGGAAAAGTGCTGCCGATGAAAAAACACTGCGGCATGGCATATTACAGGCCTTGTCCCTGACGGAAGAACGCCTGATGTTTTGTTTGACCCATACCCACGCGGGGCCCAGCACTTTCAGTGAAGATGCGGGCAAACCCGGTGGTCAATATATCATTCCATATCTGCAGCAGTTGCAGGAGAAGGCTGTCAGCTGTATCCGCCGCGCACTGGCGGCCGCACAGCCGGCTACGCTCACCTGGCAGTATGGCAGCTGCAACCTGGCGGTGAACCGCGATTTCCCGGAGCCGGGAGGTGATCGGCTGGTAGTAGGGTACAACCCCGCTGTCAGCGCAGATGATACAGTACTGGTAGGCCGCATTACAGACAGCGACTGCAAGGTGATGGGCACCATCGTAAATTATGCCTGTCACCCTACTACGCTGGCCTGGGAAAACCAGTTGTTGTCGCCCGACTACATTGGTGGAATGCGTACCGTAGTGGAAACTGCTACTGCGGCGCCCTGCCTCTTTTTGCAAGGAGCCTCCGGTGAGTTGTCGCCTGCAGAGCAATACAGTGGTGATACTTCGCTGGCCGATGGTTATGGCCGTCAGCTCGGCTATGCCGTGCTCTCTGCACTGGAAGGGATGCTGCCACCGGATACTACGCTTACTTATACCGGTGTGGTGGAATCAGGTGCTTCGCTGGGTATCTGGAAAAAAACGCCTGCCCCGGCGTCCACTACGCTGCTGGCTGAAATGACGCTGGTGGAAATGCCGCTGAAACCGATGCCTTCGCTGGCTGAGATAGAAGCCGCATGGGCTACCTGCGAAGATCACGTGCTCAAAGAGCGGCTGTGGCGTCAGCGGGGTATCCGTAAAACGGTGGGAGAAGGGGCAGTGGCAAAAATGCCGCTGTGGATATGGCGGCTGGGAAACACGATACTCGCCGGCCAGCCCAACGAAGCCTATTCCTTATTTCAGCAGGAACTACGGCAACAGCTGGCTCCGGCAGCCGTGGCTGTCATGAATATTGTAAACGGTTATGCCGGTTATCTGCCGCCTTTAACATCGTTCAGCCATAACAGTTATACTGTATGGCAAACGCCCTTTCAGCAAGGCTCACTGGAACAACTGATCTGCTCCGCCATCACTATTTCACAACGAATGATCCAAACCGCATGA
- a CDS encoding glycosyl hydrolase family 28-related protein, translating to MTSHAQHVTDVRAYGALADGKTDDSKAFQKAIKQAAKTGTRKIFVPKGHYLIAQSIKLPSRFTLEASPDAYIELKPSANTCLLQNEDLTNGNEYITVKGGRWNGNGWSQTRSIRSTVDSSAFCFGMFFYKVKNLEVAGLQIDSTRSWGIAYMECDTVHIHDIHFQQNPFKDAQQTSALMQNGDGVTGGGNHVLIENISGFTNDDLVAFAAGGASFQGKMSPFPACDYKDITVRNITPQNIYDSIPTLKAVAFYTFEGRKVSDISIERVHGNTAMASVLFYSLFDKTGYFSNVKISDVSGTNVYARSSHPGLASVYGVISVKCSVIDRLDISRVRREERRYANPQFLFDERTVIDSLNINQVDIHHQHVQGDLLMKSSGAVIKNSRINGVSISNVE from the coding sequence AGCAAGGCTTTTCAAAAAGCGATCAAACAGGCTGCAAAGACCGGTACACGAAAAATATTTGTTCCAAAAGGGCACTATCTGATTGCACAATCCATCAAACTACCATCCCGCTTTACGCTGGAAGCCAGTCCTGATGCATATATAGAACTGAAGCCTTCCGCCAATACCTGCCTGTTGCAAAACGAAGACCTGACTAACGGGAACGAATATATTACCGTAAAAGGTGGGAGATGGAATGGCAACGGCTGGAGTCAGACACGTAGCATTCGCAGTACAGTAGACAGTTCTGCCTTTTGTTTTGGTATGTTTTTCTACAAGGTGAAAAACCTGGAAGTGGCCGGGCTGCAGATAGACAGTACCCGCAGCTGGGGCATTGCCTACATGGAATGTGACACGGTGCATATACACGATATTCATTTTCAGCAGAACCCTTTTAAAGATGCACAACAAACCAGTGCGCTGATGCAGAATGGGGATGGTGTGACCGGTGGAGGCAATCATGTTCTGATAGAAAATATTTCTGGTTTCACCAATGACGACCTGGTAGCTTTTGCCGCTGGTGGAGCGTCTTTCCAGGGAAAGATGTCTCCGTTTCCGGCTTGTGATTATAAAGACATCACGGTTCGTAATATTACCCCGCAAAATATCTATGATTCCATTCCTACGTTGAAAGCGGTAGCCTTTTACACATTTGAAGGCAGAAAAGTGAGTGATATCAGTATTGAACGGGTGCATGGTAATACAGCCATGGCCTCTGTACTGTTTTACAGTCTTTTCGATAAAACAGGTTATTTCTCCAATGTAAAAATATCGGATGTGTCGGGGACAAATGTTTACGCCCGCTCTTCCCATCCGGGGCTGGCTTCTGTATACGGCGTTATCAGTGTGAAGTGTTCTGTGATAGACCGGCTGGATATCAGCCGGGTGCGCAGGGAGGAACGTCGTTATGCCAATCCGCAGTTTTTATTTGACGAACGTACAGTCATCGATTCGCTCAACATAAACCAGGTAGACATCCACCATCAGCACGTACAGGGCGACCTGCTGATGAAATCTTCCGGCGCCGTTATTAAAAACAGCCGCATCAATGGGGTGTCCATCAGCAATGTGGAATAG
- the dgoD gene encoding galactonate dehydratase, whose amino-acid sequence MKITAIETQVCHARMRNWIFIKIVTDQPGLWGWGEATLEWHTRAVVGAVEDLSQLLIGEDPRRIEYLWQMMYRQHFWHGNGIVRGTAISGIDIALWDILGKIHGVPCHELWGGRVRDYIRLYCHLGGGKMEDFYETRPDDAARFGELAQRAVEEGFTAFKSMAVPETMPLEGLRPIRYAEACVKAMRDAVGEDIDIMVDCHARPSPLMGLQFAKALEPYGLYFFEEPCWPETMDDIARIQHAVKTPIASGERLVGVHAFRDMLEKRAVSVIQPDITHCGGLSEVRRIAALAEAYRVAVAPHNPQGPVSTAASIELGFATPSYSICESVHNDVPWREEVVSEGFTVEKKGRIVKPNARPGLGIEINEAVVKKHPFQQEVLQRTFYKDGSVGDW is encoded by the coding sequence ATGAAGATAACGGCGATAGAAACACAGGTTTGCCACGCGCGGATGCGTAACTGGATCTTTATTAAAATTGTGACAGACCAGCCCGGACTGTGGGGATGGGGAGAAGCAACACTGGAATGGCATACCAGGGCAGTAGTAGGGGCGGTGGAAGATCTCAGCCAGCTGCTGATAGGAGAAGATCCCCGCCGTATTGAATATCTCTGGCAGATGATGTACCGTCAGCATTTCTGGCATGGCAACGGCATTGTACGGGGTACGGCTATCAGCGGTATCGACATCGCATTATGGGATATCCTCGGCAAAATACATGGTGTACCTTGTCATGAGCTGTGGGGTGGAAGAGTAAGAGATTATATCCGTTTGTACTGTCATTTGGGCGGTGGTAAGATGGAAGATTTTTACGAGACCAGACCGGATGATGCGGCCCGTTTCGGGGAGCTGGCCCAGCGTGCCGTGGAAGAAGGTTTTACAGCCTTTAAATCCATGGCGGTGCCGGAAACCATGCCACTGGAAGGTTTGCGTCCCATTCGTTATGCAGAAGCCTGTGTGAAGGCCATGCGTGACGCTGTAGGAGAAGATATTGATATCATGGTGGATTGCCATGCACGCCCCAGTCCGTTGATGGGCCTGCAGTTTGCAAAGGCATTGGAGCCATACGGACTTTATTTCTTTGAAGAACCCTGCTGGCCGGAAACGATGGATGACATTGCCCGTATACAACATGCGGTGAAAACACCGATTGCCAGTGGTGAAAGGCTGGTAGGTGTACATGCTTTCCGGGATATGCTGGAGAAGCGTGCGGTGAGTGTTATACAGCCGGATATCACCCATTGCGGTGGATTAAGTGAAGTAAGGCGCATTGCAGCGCTGGCTGAAGCTTATCGTGTGGCGGTAGCGCCGCATAATCCGCAGGGACCGGTGAGTACAGCTGCTTCTATCGAACTGGGTTTTGCCACACCATCTTACAGCATTTGTGAAAGTGTGCATAATGATGTGCCCTGGCGGGAAGAAGTAGTGAGCGAAGGGTTTACAGTAGAGAAAAAAGGAAGGATCGTGAAACCTAATGCCCGTCCGGGTTTGGGGATAGAGATCAATGAGGCAGTGGTGAAAAAACATCCTTTTCAGCAGGAAGTATTACAGCGTACATTTTATAAAGATGGTAGTGTAGGTGACTGGTAA
- a CDS encoding aspartate aminotransferase family protein has protein sequence MMNAWPKSSSLLKSNEQWIPGGVVSLNRKSDPNICFVSGQGSRVRDLEGNEYIDYQAGFAAAFLGHNDPDVNKAVRAALDNETLLMGAGPTNLEGEFARLFCESVPSAESIEITTTGSEATYHAIRIARAVTGKEHIIVMQGGYNGWHNDVACNVISSLTDVGERVSPGEYPFDSLSAGIPEGHSSLVHVINYNDIDSVTYILQRYPVAGILLEPILQNIGVVKPQPGYLETLRQLADEHGFLLIFDEVKTGFRHALGGYQQLCGVTPDLSTFGKAVANGYPVGVIAGKKKYMDYFIHPDKNKKVLIAGTFNAHPLTTAAAIATVRKLAAPGFGVYDHVNALGQLLENGLQDIFRTTGRPFQIARQGSAFCMYFMDHMPVDYHDILKHHDFAFDKAYRLKLIEKGIFNFPLPIKQGSISYAHTTQDIEETLEKTKSILAAL, from the coding sequence ATGATGAACGCATGGCCCAAATCATCCTCGCTTTTAAAAAGCAATGAACAATGGATACCCGGTGGCGTGGTATCACTCAACCGGAAATCAGACCCCAATATCTGTTTCGTTAGCGGACAGGGTAGCCGTGTTCGTGACCTGGAAGGAAATGAATACATCGACTACCAGGCCGGTTTTGCCGCCGCATTTCTGGGGCATAATGACCCCGACGTTAACAAGGCGGTGCGTGCCGCGCTGGATAATGAAACGCTGTTGATGGGCGCAGGTCCTACCAACCTTGAAGGAGAGTTTGCCCGGCTGTTTTGTGAAAGTGTGCCTTCGGCAGAAAGTATAGAAATCACCACCACCGGATCAGAAGCTACCTATCATGCTATTCGTATAGCCCGTGCCGTTACTGGTAAAGAACATATTATCGTGATGCAGGGCGGTTATAACGGCTGGCATAACGATGTGGCCTGTAATGTGATCAGCAGCCTGACAGATGTGGGAGAAAGAGTGAGTCCGGGTGAATATCCGTTTGATTCCCTTTCAGCGGGTATTCCGGAAGGACATTCTTCCCTGGTACATGTGATCAACTATAATGATATTGACTCCGTAACGTATATCCTGCAACGTTATCCGGTGGCGGGCATACTGCTGGAGCCTATCCTGCAGAACATCGGTGTGGTGAAGCCTCAGCCGGGCTATCTGGAGACGCTGCGACAGCTGGCCGATGAACATGGTTTCCTGCTGATATTCGATGAAGTGAAAACAGGTTTCCGTCATGCGTTGGGTGGTTATCAGCAGTTGTGTGGTGTTACGCCTGATCTCAGCACTTTCGGTAAAGCCGTGGCCAATGGTTACCCGGTGGGTGTTATCGCCGGAAAGAAAAAATACATGGACTATTTCATCCATCCTGATAAAAACAAAAAAGTGCTCATCGCTGGTACCTTCAATGCACATCCGCTGACTACAGCGGCAGCTATTGCGACGGTGCGTAAGCTGGCTGCTCCTGGGTTTGGTGTATACGACCATGTCAACGCGCTGGGCCAGCTGCTGGAAAACGGCTTACAGGACATCTTCCGGACTACGGGCCGACCTTTTCAGATTGCGCGTCAGGGTTCCGCTTTTTGTATGTATTTTATGGACCATATGCCGGTAGATTATCACGATATATTGAAGCATCATGATTTTGCGTTTGATAAAGCATACAGGCTGAAACTGATCGAAAAAGGGATCTTTAACTTCCCCTTACCGATCAAACAAGGCAGTATCTCCTATGCGCATACGACACAAGACATCGAAGAAACACTGGAAAAAACCAAATCAATATTAGCAGCGCTATGA
- a CDS encoding SDR family NAD(P)-dependent oxidoreductase, translating into MKKLLEEKTVLISGALGDIGRAVAIAFAEQGAGVALGDIQPAAQAQPLLNELKAIGVPCHYTQVDVSDAVAVDSWLQTAEAALGLVSMVVANAATVTIAGLYQITAEQWSKELRVNLDGAFHIARAVTSRLLEKAATGSVVFVGSWAAEAVHSHIPAYSVSKAGLRMLSKCMALELAPHGIMVNEIAPGYVDAGLSRTVWEQAPEQKEQARLRAPVRQLITPQQVAREVVRLCDPENRHITGSVLLMDGGLSLL; encoded by the coding sequence ATGAAAAAATTATTGGAAGAGAAAACAGTCCTGATCAGTGGCGCCCTGGGCGACATTGGCAGGGCTGTGGCCATTGCGTTTGCGGAGCAGGGCGCAGGTGTCGCGCTGGGCGATATTCAGCCCGCAGCGCAGGCACAGCCCCTGCTGAATGAACTCAAAGCTATCGGTGTGCCTTGCCATTATACACAGGTAGATGTGTCTGATGCAGTGGCGGTAGACAGCTGGTTACAGACTGCTGAAGCGGCTTTGGGGCTGGTGAGTATGGTGGTGGCCAATGCGGCTACTGTTACCATTGCTGGTCTTTATCAGATTACAGCGGAGCAATGGAGTAAAGAGCTGCGGGTAAACCTGGATGGTGCTTTTCATATAGCCCGCGCCGTTACCAGTCGGTTGCTGGAAAAGGCTGCCACCGGGAGTGTGGTATTTGTAGGTAGCTGGGCTGCTGAAGCGGTACACAGTCATATCCCGGCCTATTCCGTATCCAAGGCTGGGCTGCGGATGCTGTCTAAATGTATGGCACTGGAACTCGCTCCGCATGGCATTATGGTCAACGAGATCGCGCCGGGTTATGTAGATGCAGGGCTTAGCCGGACGGTATGGGAACAGGCACCGGAGCAGAAAGAACAGGCCCGTCTCAGGGCGCCGGTACGGCAACTGATCACACCGCAGCAGGTGGCCCGGGAGGTGGTACGGTTGTGTGATCCGGAAAACAGACATATCACCGGCAGTGTATTGCTGATGGATGGCGGATTGTCTTTGTTGTAA